AAAAATGACGCAAAGCACCGTTTCAGATATTGTCGAAAGACTTATTTCAAAAGGTTTTCTAGTGAAAACTCCGAATGCTAACGATAAACGTATCGTGGATATTTCCTTGTCTGCCGAACTTGCTGAAGAAATCAATGAGAGCATATTGGAAATTGCAAATACATCATTAATCGGTGTGCTAGATCTATTAAGCCCTAACGAACAAGAGATAGTAGAGAAGGGAATGCGGTTATTGGTTTCAGCTGTCAAGGAAAAAATGAAGGCAGAAGGAATGGACAATGATGAATTCTTTGAGGTTTTGTACTTTCCTGGAGAAGCCAAACACGGAAAATAAACTTGTAAATTAAAAATGGAGGGTGCAAGGTGAGAAAGATTATTAAAGGCCGTTGGGCTATATTCGCAATCTGGCTCATTGCCACGATAGTGCTTACTGTCATTCAGC
The Pueribacillus theae genome window above contains:
- a CDS encoding MarR family winged helix-turn-helix transcriptional regulator; protein product: MDKANFIRESVDFLHRYIMKSLQKQAKEHGVTIPQVKVIGDVFAHKTVSIKQLSQNLKMTQSTVSDIVERLISKGFLVKTPNANDKRIVDISLSAELAEEINESILEIANTSLIGVLDLLSPNEQEIVEKGMRLLVSAVKEKMKAEGMDNDEFFEVLYFPGEAKHGK